Within Romboutsia sp. CE17, the genomic segment AGAGTACGGTATTGTTAAACTGAATAAATTAAATAATAAAGATATTTAGGTACTTCTTTTGGCTATAATACTAATAATCGATATTTTTAATAGTAAGTATATAAAATTTTGACCATATAAATAGTAATATGAGAGTAATTTATAGATCATATAGGCAAGATTAATATCATTCTTTAATAGAAGCTGATAGTTTACCAGGTTCATATTATTAGAAAGCATCTAGTCTTTAGCTAAATATAGTGAATATAAAAGAAATTTATATAAAACTAAGGAGTAAATATTAAATATGAATATATTTGATTTATTAGAAATTGCAATAGAGATAGGAGCTTCAGATATACATATAACAGTAGGCAGTGCGCCTATTGCTAGAATAAATGGTAAGTTTATAAAATTAAATGATAGGATATTAACTAGTGAAGATACTGAAGATATGACAAAGGATATAGCGAAGGAAAATAAATTTAAAAGGATAGAGATGTATGGTGAATGTGATTTCTCAGTAGCTTTAGAGACTGGAGAACGATTTAGAGTAAATGCATATAAGCAAAAAGGAAATTATGCTCTAGCAATAAGAACGATAATGTCTACTATACCATCATTTGAATCTTTAGGGCTTCCAGAAGTACTAAAGACATTTACAGAAAGAAATAAAGGGCTAGTCTTAGTTACTGGACCGACAGGTAGTGGAAAATCAACAACACTTGCAAGTCTTATAGATATAATTAATGAAAATCAGCAAAAACATATAATAACTATTGAAGATCCAATAGAATACGTACATAAGCATAAAATGGGATTAGTAAATCAAAGAGAAATAGGACAAGATACAAAAAGTTTTAATTCTGCACTAAGATCCATACTTCGTCAAGATCCAGATGTAAT encodes:
- a CDS encoding type IV pilus twitching motility protein PilT, translated to MNIFDLLEIAIEIGASDIHITVGSAPIARINGKFIKLNDRILTSEDTEDMTKDIAKENKFKRIEMYGECDFSVALETGERFRVNAYKQKGNYALAIRTIMSTIPSFESLGLPEVLKTFTERNKGLVLVTGPTGSGKSTTLASLIDIINENQQKHIITIEDPIEYVHKHKMGLVNQREIGQDTKSFNSALRSILRQDPDVILVGEMRDAETISIALTAAETGHLVFSTLHTVGAAKTIDRIVDMFPSEQQKQIRSQLSTVCEGIVSQQLIQTIDGRRRVAALEVMIANSAIRNLIRENKTYQIQNQIQTGSKFGMQSMDQELVNLYIQGIISRNSVLSRCTDYEYTIRLIEDKY